A stretch of the bacterium genome encodes the following:
- a CDS encoding tyrosine-type recombinase/integrase: MPNEKRTTRERGLFKRGRIWWVCYKDYQGNYRRESTGHTSKKRAMECLAARRVERSDYKFHGRKPPCDLTFRQLCDRFLKWSKSEKTAASYERDLSLTANLCKVFGKRPAISITREDLDRYRMARKQEVSGASVNREMSCCRRVFNLAIAWELLEHNPASHIGMFTETRRMKFLRIKEQRQLLVACRESRQPLLYPIVVLALTTGCRRGELMALRWRHLDLASKTLTVETSKNHLPRTVPLCPQAVHILQGLPRGAENDKLFPVGDIKKSYAGALRRAGLVGFTFHDLRHTAASTLVNQGVDLLTVQRLLGHESLAMTLRYSHLTDRKLRDAANQMPDIVSQDGMSASETSVGRVNEKTH, translated from the coding sequence ATGCCTAATGAGAAACGCACCACGAGAGAAAGAGGACTCTTCAAGCGAGGCAGGATCTGGTGGGTTTGCTACAAAGATTATCAAGGCAATTATCGCCGTGAATCAACTGGTCATACCTCCAAGAAAAGAGCAATGGAGTGCCTGGCAGCGAGGCGTGTCGAGCGGTCTGACTACAAGTTCCATGGGAGAAAGCCGCCTTGTGACTTGACATTTCGGCAGCTCTGCGACCGATTTCTTAAGTGGTCAAAGAGTGAAAAAACAGCAGCCTCGTATGAGCGGGATCTCAGCTTAACGGCCAATCTCTGCAAAGTGTTTGGAAAGCGACCTGCAATTAGCATAACGCGAGAAGACCTTGACCGCTATCGTATGGCGCGCAAGCAAGAGGTGAGCGGCGCCTCTGTCAATCGTGAGATGAGCTGTTGCCGCCGTGTCTTCAACCTAGCAATCGCTTGGGAACTGCTTGAGCACAACCCCGCCTCGCATATTGGCATGTTCACCGAAACCCGGCGTATGAAGTTCCTGCGAATAAAAGAGCAACGACAGTTGCTTGTGGCCTGTCGAGAGAGCAGACAACCTCTATTGTATCCGATAGTCGTATTGGCACTGACGACAGGTTGTCGTCGAGGCGAGCTCATGGCATTGCGATGGCGGCACCTTGACCTTGCGAGCAAGACCTTAACCGTCGAGACATCCAAGAACCACCTTCCCCGGACAGTCCCCCTATGCCCCCAAGCCGTGCATATATTGCAGGGGTTGCCACGTGGGGCTGAGAACGACAAGCTGTTCCCCGTTGGTGACATCAAGAAGAGCTATGCGGGTGCCTTGCGACGAGCAGGCCTTGTGGGCTTCACCTTCCACGATTTACGGCATACCGCAGCATCAACGTTGGTCAATCAGGGCGTTGATCTGCTCACTGTCCAGCGGCTACTCGGACATGAGAGCCTTGCCATGACATTGAGATATTCACACCTGACAGACCGTAAGCTTCGTGATGCCGCGAATCAGATGCCGGACATTGTGTCGCAAGACGGTATGTCCGCAAGTGAGACAAGCGTTGGCCGCGTGAACGAAAAGACACACTGA
- a CDS encoding helix-turn-helix domain-containing protein, with protein sequence MSKELMTAGEVADYLRLSVKSIYERVQRHALPFVRIGDSRTIRFRRKDMEEMIKDGHVPMERRGGGG encoded by the coding sequence ATGAGTAAAGAACTTATGACCGCGGGCGAAGTCGCGGACTATCTCCGCCTGAGCGTTAAATCGATCTATGAGAGGGTGCAAAGGCACGCGCTGCCCTTTGTCAGGATTGGTGACTCCCGTACCATACGTTTTCGTCGTAAGGACATGGAAGAGATGATCAAGGACGGGCATGTGCCAATGGAGAGACGGGGCGGGGGAGGGTAG
- a CDS encoding primase-helicase zinc-binding domain-containing protein: protein MNLVDEVRRDGIQLKKVSGTSGGEWHGPCPFCGGKDRFRVQPDHNGKGRWACRQCDKSGDIYSYLQERRGMSFPEAKQYLGETQPPRTTPILSQEQEQQKRLAWAKLADKLVRECEARLWTDKGKQALEYLRGRLLRNDTIKTMRLGYNELNGRLFGTTGSKVAAGITIPWLVDGEVVCVNVRRLKPQGKEKRYKAVGGSSKDLYFLPVDDKTLCVVEGELDAGLVLQELGLSVAAVGSNTAISNELKALVQKFECVVLIPDGDEAGSNMVEKWQSQFDNIQVFRLPSHDVTDFVKSGANLDAWWREQEDAIGKV from the coding sequence ATGAATCTAGTCGATGAGGTGCGCCGTGACGGCATACAGCTGAAGAAGGTGTCGGGCACATCGGGCGGGGAATGGCATGGCCCGTGTCCATTCTGCGGAGGTAAGGACAGATTCAGAGTCCAGCCGGACCACAACGGGAAAGGCCGCTGGGCATGCCGGCAATGTGACAAAAGCGGCGACATCTACTCCTACCTGCAAGAGAGGCGGGGTATGAGCTTCCCCGAAGCGAAACAATACCTCGGTGAGACGCAGCCGCCCAGGACGACGCCGATACTATCCCAAGAACAAGAGCAACAGAAGCGTCTCGCCTGGGCGAAGCTGGCCGATAAGCTCGTCAGGGAGTGCGAGGCGCGGCTGTGGACCGATAAGGGGAAACAGGCGCTTGAATACCTGCGTGGCCGGCTCCTGCGCAATGACACAATCAAGACAATGCGCCTCGGATACAATGAGCTAAACGGGCGACTGTTTGGCACGACGGGGTCGAAAGTTGCAGCAGGCATAACAATCCCCTGGCTCGTGGACGGTGAGGTGGTATGTGTCAACGTCCGACGCCTGAAGCCACAAGGCAAAGAAAAAAGATATAAGGCTGTCGGTGGCAGTAGCAAAGACCTCTACTTCCTGCCAGTGGATGATAAGACGCTTTGTGTAGTCGAGGGTGAGCTCGACGCGGGCCTGGTGCTTCAAGAGCTCGGGCTATCGGTCGCAGCGGTTGGATCAAACACGGCCATCAGCAACGAGCTAAAAGCGCTGGTCCAGAAGTTCGAGTGTGTGGTCTTGATACCGGACGGCGACGAGGCCGGTTCGAACATGGTCGAGAAATGGCAATCGCAGTTTGATAACATCCAGGTGTTCAGGTTGCCCAGCCATGATGTAACCGATTTCGTGAAGTCCGGCGCAAACCTAGACGCTTGGTGGCGCGAGCAAGAGGACGCAATCGGCAAGGTCGA